A genome region from Bradyrhizobium commune includes the following:
- a CDS encoding carboxymuconolactone decarboxylase family protein, translating into MSGLTAEQQALKDAYVRARGYWRPWTEGLLRLDPAFLQAYGKYAGYAAEKGPLSRKMCELIYVALDGSATHLFRSGLALHLRLALQEGATAREITDVFRLATVQGLDGCNLGIGILAEELASAGLEVDRAELSHKQQVLRDAYVAQFGDWPDFCEQWLRYDPGYFAVLLDLLADPQAGGGLDRRSQCLISLALNACFTALDPHGLRVQIKRALRLGIDQREIRQVLQMTAHLGVHACAVGVPVLMEALDERASPGETGERLSQGGQQECED; encoded by the coding sequence ATGTCCGGTTTGACGGCGGAACAGCAGGCCCTGAAGGACGCCTATGTCAGGGCGCGCGGCTATTGGCGGCCCTGGACGGAGGGGTTGTTGCGGCTCGATCCGGCGTTCCTCCAGGCGTACGGCAAATATGCCGGCTATGCCGCAGAGAAGGGGCCGCTATCGCGCAAGATGTGCGAGCTGATCTACGTCGCGCTCGATGGATCGGCAACGCATCTGTTTCGCTCCGGGCTCGCATTGCACCTGCGGCTGGCGCTTCAGGAAGGGGCCACGGCGCGGGAGATCACCGACGTGTTCCGCCTCGCGACGGTTCAGGGGCTGGACGGGTGCAACCTTGGCATCGGTATCCTGGCGGAAGAATTGGCGAGCGCGGGCCTTGAGGTCGATCGTGCCGAACTCTCGCATAAACAGCAAGTGCTGCGAGACGCCTACGTTGCGCAATTCGGGGACTGGCCGGACTTCTGCGAGCAATGGTTGCGATACGATCCCGGCTATTTCGCTGTCCTGCTGGATCTCCTCGCGGACCCGCAGGCTGGAGGTGGTCTCGACCGACGGTCGCAATGTCTGATCTCGCTCGCCTTGAACGCCTGCTTCACAGCGCTCGATCCGCACGGACTGCGTGTGCAGATCAAGCGGGCTCTTCGGCTCGGTATTGACCAGCGGGAGATTCGGCAAGTTCTCCAGATGACCGCGCATCTTGGCGTGCACGCCTGCGCCGTCGGCGTACCGGTTCTGATGGAAGCCCTCGATGAACGCGCGTCGCCGGGCGAGACGGGGGAAAGACTGAGCCAGGGAGGACAGCAAGAATGCGAGGATTGA
- a CDS encoding acyl-CoA dehydrogenase family protein: protein MTMPGEGLQPDEFAATAARAAAACAGLEVREQAQNLAGDGLLGVIADEEVGGLALPLGFAVPVIAAAHARLLGFPLLETILAGRLLQSSLPRLAAAIVSGKTLATIAWHGEAIAEREGGLLLLSGSLARAPGAAMADYILVRMSAGAVALIATKAEGVLVDEAAGLDLTVPEHAVRLQKVEIPIGSILPVGTWDLLNSDANVLRAAAILGSAEACLALAQEHASTRRQFGHALSYNQAIRHALARQKLGLESIRHAITRSLSDDGGARQRDAAFLAAATYGSSISEGALQIHGGMGFTWDVPVHRHLRRIRTLQAQGDASALISAFGRRYVSEVAPFAEAGA from the coding sequence ATGACCATGCCCGGCGAAGGACTTCAGCCCGACGAGTTCGCGGCAACCGCTGCTCGCGCAGCGGCCGCATGTGCGGGTTTGGAGGTGCGCGAACAGGCGCAAAATCTCGCCGGTGATGGTCTGCTCGGCGTCATCGCGGACGAGGAGGTGGGCGGACTGGCCCTGCCGCTCGGTTTCGCGGTGCCGGTGATCGCGGCCGCGCATGCGAGGTTGCTTGGATTTCCGCTTCTGGAGACCATTCTCGCGGGCCGTCTGCTTCAGTCGTCGCTGCCACGTCTCGCCGCCGCGATCGTCTCCGGCAAGACGCTGGCGACGATCGCCTGGCATGGTGAGGCCATCGCCGAACGCGAGGGCGGATTGCTGCTGCTGAGCGGTTCGCTCGCGCGAGCGCCCGGCGCGGCGATGGCCGATTACATCCTGGTGCGGATGAGTGCGGGCGCTGTGGCATTGATTGCGACGAAGGCCGAAGGTGTTCTCGTCGACGAAGCCGCCGGCCTCGACCTGACGGTGCCAGAACACGCCGTGCGACTTCAGAAAGTCGAAATCCCGATCGGCTCCATCCTGCCGGTGGGAACATGGGATCTGCTCAACTCGGATGCCAACGTGCTCCGTGCGGCGGCCATCCTGGGATCGGCCGAAGCATGTCTGGCGCTCGCGCAGGAGCACGCCTCGACCCGCCGCCAGTTCGGCCACGCTTTGTCCTACAACCAGGCGATCCGCCACGCGTTGGCGCGCCAGAAGCTCGGGCTCGAAAGCATCCGTCATGCCATCACGCGCAGCCTGTCCGATGATGGCGGTGCACGTCAGCGCGATGCGGCGTTTCTCGCCGCGGCGACCTATGGCAGCTCGATCAGCGAAGGCGCGTTGCAGATCCATGGCGGCATGGGTTTTACATGGGATGTGCCGGTGCACCGCCATCTCCGTCGCATCCGCACGCTCCAGGCGCAGGGTGATGCCAGCGCCCTGATCAGCGCATTCGGCCGCCGTTACGTATCGGAAGTTGCTCCGTTTGCGGAAGCAGGAGCGTGA
- a CDS encoding SDR family NAD(P)-dependent oxidoreductase encodes MTETRDQTLAGRVALVTGAGNGIGRATALKLAARGAIVGVNDLKPEFVGSTVDAIKASGGNAVAVTQDVASRDGMRQAILGLAEQQRRFDILVNNAAWVRYQSTADIAPETVERMLNIGFKAVIWGIQAAAEVMDAERGGAIVNVASVAGLISAKNSIVYSGIKAGIMGVTRAAAAELGARNIRVNAVAPSAIPTEGTMRNRNAELDARRIARTPLGRLGTVDDIAKAICFLAGDESGFISAQVLTVDGGITLTNIA; translated from the coding sequence ATGACCGAAACCAGGGATCAGACGCTCGCAGGCCGCGTCGCACTCGTCACCGGCGCCGGAAACGGCATCGGTCGCGCAACGGCACTCAAGCTCGCAGCGCGCGGCGCGATCGTCGGCGTCAATGATTTGAAGCCGGAATTCGTAGGCAGCACGGTGGACGCGATCAAGGCATCCGGCGGCAATGCGGTTGCCGTCACGCAGGACGTGGCCAGCCGCGACGGCATGCGCCAAGCGATTCTTGGACTGGCCGAGCAGCAGCGGCGTTTCGACATCCTCGTCAACAACGCAGCATGGGTCCGCTATCAGTCCACCGCCGACATCGCTCCGGAAACGGTCGAGCGCATGCTCAACATCGGCTTCAAGGCGGTGATCTGGGGAATCCAGGCTGCCGCCGAGGTCATGGATGCGGAGCGCGGCGGTGCCATCGTCAACGTCGCCTCCGTTGCCGGCCTGATCTCGGCCAAGAACAGCATCGTCTACAGCGGCATCAAGGCCGGAATCATGGGCGTCACGCGCGCGGCCGCAGCCGAGCTCGGCGCGCGCAACATTCGCGTCAATGCCGTGGCGCCGTCGGCGATTCCGACGGAAGGCACGATGCGCAACCGTAACGCCGAGCTCGACGCGCGCCGGATTGCACGGACGCCGCTGGGCCGGCTCGGCACGGTCGACGACATCGCCAAGGCGATCTGCTTCCTTGCCGGCGACGAGAGCGGCTTCATTTCGGCGCAGGTGCTCACCGTCGATGGCGGGATCACGCTGACCAACATTGCCTGA
- a CDS encoding tripartite tricarboxylate transporter permease, with amino-acid sequence MDLFHNLAIGFATAAQPTNLLYAFFGCLLGTLIGVLPGLGPLATIAMLLPITYALQPDAALIMLAGIYYGAQYGGSTTAIVVNLPGESSSVVTTLDGYQMAKQGRAGVALATAAIGSFFAGCVATLAIAALAGPLTATALLFGPKEFFALMVLGLILASVLSSGPFIEGIGMVVLGMLLSLVGTDLSSGSQRFAFGVPQLFDGLDFVPLAMGIFGFAEIVKNLEQDDKLSLVTQKITNLFPTRDDFRRMIPAVLRGTALGTLLGVLPGGGAVLSSFASYTLEKKLSRHPEQFGKGAIEGVAGPESANNAGAQTSFIPLLTLGVPSNVVMALMVGAMNIHNIHPGPEVMTKNPTLFWGLIASMWVGNLMLLILNLPLVGLWVKLLTIPYRYLFPAIMVFCSIGVYSINSGTFEVYEAAAFCVFGYVLIKLQLPAAPLLLGLVLGPAIEENFRRAMVLSRGDATALLTSPLSASLLAAAAIAILLIMLPTIRARREEALQE; translated from the coding sequence ATGGATCTCTTTCACAATTTGGCGATCGGATTTGCGACCGCCGCTCAACCCACCAATCTGCTCTACGCCTTCTTCGGCTGCTTGCTGGGGACGCTGATCGGGGTGCTTCCCGGCCTCGGTCCGCTTGCGACCATCGCGATGCTGCTGCCGATCACCTACGCGCTGCAACCCGATGCCGCGCTGATCATGCTCGCGGGCATCTACTATGGTGCGCAGTATGGCGGCTCGACCACGGCCATCGTGGTCAATCTGCCCGGCGAGTCGTCTTCGGTGGTGACGACGCTCGACGGTTACCAGATGGCGAAGCAGGGCCGCGCCGGCGTCGCGCTTGCCACCGCGGCGATTGGATCGTTTTTCGCCGGCTGCGTGGCGACGCTCGCCATCGCTGCCTTGGCGGGCCCATTGACCGCGACCGCCCTGCTGTTTGGCCCCAAGGAATTCTTCGCGCTCATGGTCCTGGGGCTGATTCTTGCTTCGGTGCTGTCGAGCGGCCCTTTCATTGAAGGCATTGGCATGGTCGTGCTTGGCATGCTGCTGAGTCTCGTCGGCACTGATCTCAGCAGCGGCAGCCAGCGGTTTGCCTTCGGCGTTCCGCAGCTGTTCGACGGCCTCGATTTCGTTCCGCTGGCGATGGGCATCTTCGGCTTTGCCGAGATCGTCAAGAATCTCGAGCAGGACGACAAGCTGTCGCTGGTTACGCAGAAGATCACCAATCTGTTTCCGACCCGCGATGATTTCCGCCGCATGATACCGGCGGTACTGCGCGGCACGGCGCTGGGGACGCTGCTCGGAGTCCTGCCCGGCGGCGGCGCGGTGCTTTCGTCCTTTGCGTCCTATACGCTCGAAAAGAAGCTGTCGCGGCATCCCGAGCAGTTCGGCAAGGGCGCGATCGAGGGCGTCGCCGGTCCGGAATCGGCGAACAATGCCGGCGCCCAGACCTCGTTCATTCCATTGTTGACGCTCGGGGTCCCCTCCAACGTCGTGATGGCGCTGATGGTCGGCGCCATGAACATCCACAACATCCATCCGGGTCCGGAGGTGATGACTAAGAATCCAACCCTGTTCTGGGGCCTGATTGCCTCGATGTGGGTCGGCAATCTGATGCTGCTGATCCTCAATCTTCCGCTGGTCGGACTGTGGGTGAAGCTGCTCACCATCCCTTATCGATACCTGTTCCCGGCGATCATGGTGTTCTGCTCGATCGGAGTCTATTCCATCAACAGCGGAACGTTCGAAGTCTATGAGGCAGCCGCTTTCTGCGTGTTTGGTTATGTCTTGATCAAGCTGCAACTGCCGGCCGCGCCGCTGCTGTTGGGTCTGGTGCTGGGCCCGGCCATCGAGGAAAACTTCCGCCGGGCCATGGTGCTGTCGCGCGGTGACGCCACCGCGCTGCTCACCTCGCCGCTCTCGGCAAGCCTGCTGGCCGCGGCCGCGATCGCGATTCTCCTGATCATGCTGCCGACGATCCGGGCGCGACGCGAGGAGGCGCTCCAGGAATGA
- a CDS encoding SDR family NAD(P)-dependent oxidoreductase encodes MSVGQGQGAGLLKDRLVVVTGAGQGIGRAIALGVAAAGARVVVTDLRQERADAAAREIRDGGKDAIAYALDVTDPTACSDMAKRVDEEIGPADVIVNNAGIIIREPIDSPRAHENWRQVFDVNVNGTFNVVHAFIPALRRTRGSIINVASAAAFVGMGGTLGYSPSKGAVRLFTQALARDLAPDGIRVNAVAPGIVETEMSETTRENPARLSGLMARTPLKRVGQPDEIAGPVIFLASAMASYVNGVILPVDGGLLA; translated from the coding sequence ATGTCCGTAGGTCAGGGCCAGGGAGCGGGGTTGCTGAAGGATCGTCTCGTCGTGGTGACGGGAGCGGGCCAAGGGATCGGACGCGCCATCGCATTGGGTGTGGCCGCCGCCGGGGCACGGGTCGTCGTGACCGACTTGCGGCAGGAGCGGGCCGATGCGGCCGCTCGCGAGATAAGGGACGGAGGCAAGGACGCGATCGCCTACGCGCTCGATGTGACTGACCCTACGGCGTGCAGCGATATGGCGAAGCGCGTGGACGAGGAGATCGGCCCCGCCGACGTCATCGTCAACAACGCCGGAATCATCATTCGCGAGCCGATCGACAGCCCGCGCGCCCACGAGAACTGGCGCCAGGTCTTCGACGTCAACGTCAACGGCACCTTCAACGTGGTTCATGCCTTCATTCCTGCGTTGCGCAGGACGCGGGGGTCCATCATCAACGTTGCTTCCGCCGCGGCCTTTGTCGGCATGGGTGGCACTCTTGGATATTCGCCGTCCAAGGGTGCGGTGAGGCTGTTCACGCAGGCGCTCGCCCGCGATCTCGCGCCGGACGGTATTCGGGTCAACGCCGTCGCGCCCGGCATCGTCGAGACCGAGATGAGCGAGACCACCCGCGAAAATCCGGCGAGGCTGTCCGGCCTGATGGCGCGCACCCCGCTGAAGCGTGTGGGTCAGCCCGACGAGATCGCCGGGCCGGTGATATTCCTGGCCTCGGCGATGGCGTCCTATGTCAATGGCGTCATCCTGCCCGTCGACGGCGGGCTTCTCGCGTAG
- a CDS encoding tripartite tricarboxylate transporter TctB family protein, translating to MRGLTIRNQRAFVSGALFFAIAAFFFVGALEYPAGTTARMGPGYFPRLLAIVLAAIGLVVMLGALKSTTDRQVLRKWDLKGLVWVAGSVILFGALLFPLGLVGALFVLIMVSSKASPEFTWIGALTNAAVLIVLCLAVFVYGLGLQLPVWPSLLN from the coding sequence ATGCGAGGATTGACGATCCGCAATCAGAGGGCCTTTGTGTCGGGTGCGCTGTTTTTCGCCATTGCAGCCTTCTTCTTCGTCGGAGCCCTGGAGTACCCCGCGGGCACTACGGCGCGAATGGGGCCGGGCTATTTCCCGCGTCTGCTCGCGATCGTGCTCGCCGCGATCGGTCTCGTCGTGATGCTTGGCGCGTTGAAATCGACCACAGACCGGCAGGTGCTGCGCAAATGGGACCTAAAAGGGCTCGTCTGGGTGGCCGGATCCGTGATCCTGTTCGGAGCCCTGTTGTTTCCCCTCGGCCTGGTCGGCGCGCTGTTCGTCCTGATCATGGTGTCGAGCAAGGCCAGTCCCGAGTTCACCTGGATCGGAGCGCTGACCAACGCGGCGGTTCTCATTGTGCTGTGTCTGGCCGTGTTCGTCTATGGCCTCGGGCTGCAACTGCCCGTCTGGCCGTCCCTTCTCAACTGA